A window of Sphingobium herbicidovorans contains these coding sequences:
- a CDS encoding cupin domain-containing protein, with amino-acid sequence MPKIDLEAIEQSNSTGYPPPFAAAVGGRWVRRLGRHSGLADFGVSHVVLKPGAASSQRHWHEDEDEFVVLLSGEAVLVENEGRTSMRAGDMAAFPKGEPNGHHLVNESEDDCAFLAFGRVPTGDAHYPDIDLRWSGGAYRRKDGSAF; translated from the coding sequence ATGCCCAAGATCGACCTTGAAGCCATCGAGCAGAGTAACAGTACCGGTTACCCGCCGCCATTCGCCGCAGCCGTGGGTGGGCGCTGGGTGCGCAGGCTGGGCCGCCACAGCGGGCTTGCGGATTTCGGCGTCAGTCATGTCGTGCTGAAACCCGGAGCAGCGTCCTCGCAACGGCACTGGCATGAGGATGAGGACGAATTTGTCGTCCTGTTGAGCGGCGAGGCCGTGCTGGTGGAGAATGAAGGTCGCACTTCCATGCGGGCAGGCGACATGGCCGCCTTTCCCAAGGGCGAGCCCAATGGCCATCACCTGGTCAATGAAAGCGAAGATGATTGCGCGTTCCTGGCTTTCGGACGCGTGCCGACAGGCGACGCGCATTACCCCGACATCGACCTTCGATGGTCCGGGGGCGCATATCGTCGCAAGGACGGGAGCGCCTTTTGA
- the dapE gene encoding succinyl-diaminopimelate desuccinylase, producing MSMTSTNADVVDIARRLIACPSVTPARGEVFAVLEAMLVPLGFTVDRFVVGEAPDGPVENLLAWRTTGAGPHFAFAGHLDVVPPGNGWTSDPFTPELRGDLLYGRGAVDMKGSIAAFVAALGGISEELPGTISLIITGDEEGPAVYGTLALMDRMAAHGLRPDLCLVGEPTSSQRLGDVIKIGRRGSVNMWIRVDGAQGHVAYPHLADNPIPRLVRILAAIDALVLDKGNDWFQPSNIEITDLDVGNPATNVIPAAANARISIRFNDLHSGAELIERISAIAAAEGGIVTAKISGEPFLTEPGALSDLVAGAIREVTGVEAELSTTGGTSDARFLSRLCAVVEFGLNNATMHKLDEAVAVQDLQDLTRIYELVVRRALGG from the coding sequence ATGAGCATGACCAGCACCAATGCCGACGTAGTGGACATCGCGCGCAGGCTGATCGCCTGTCCTTCGGTCACGCCGGCGCGAGGCGAGGTCTTCGCCGTTCTCGAAGCGATGCTGGTCCCGCTCGGCTTCACCGTCGACCGCTTTGTGGTAGGCGAAGCGCCCGACGGGCCGGTCGAAAATCTGCTGGCCTGGCGGACGACGGGCGCGGGCCCGCATTTCGCCTTCGCCGGGCACCTGGACGTAGTGCCGCCGGGCAATGGCTGGACAAGCGACCCCTTCACGCCGGAACTGCGGGGCGACCTGCTCTATGGTCGCGGCGCGGTCGACATGAAGGGTTCGATCGCCGCCTTCGTCGCTGCGCTTGGCGGCATCTCCGAAGAATTGCCGGGCACGATCAGCCTCATCATCACCGGCGATGAAGAAGGACCGGCGGTCTATGGCACGCTGGCGCTGATGGACCGGATGGCGGCCCATGGCCTGCGCCCGGACCTTTGCCTGGTGGGAGAGCCTACTTCGTCGCAAAGGCTGGGCGACGTCATCAAGATCGGCCGGCGCGGCTCGGTCAACATGTGGATCAGGGTTGACGGCGCGCAGGGCCATGTCGCCTATCCGCATCTGGCGGACAATCCCATCCCCCGCCTCGTGCGCATCCTCGCCGCCATCGACGCGCTGGTGCTCGACAAGGGCAATGACTGGTTCCAGCCGAGCAATATCGAGATCACCGACCTCGACGTCGGCAACCCCGCGACAAACGTGATCCCGGCAGCGGCGAACGCGCGCATCTCCATCCGTTTCAATGACCTGCATAGCGGCGCGGAGCTGATCGAGCGAATCAGCGCCATCGCAGCGGCTGAAGGGGGCATCGTGACGGCGAAGATCAGCGGCGAGCCTTTCCTGACCGAGCCGGGCGCCCTGTCCGATCTGGTCGCCGGGGCGATCCGCGAAGTAACCGGGGTGGAAGCTGAACTGTCCACCACTGGCGGGACGTCCGATGCCCGTTTCCTCTCACGCCTGTGCGCCGTGGTGGAATTTGGCCTCAACAATGCGACGATGCACAAGCTGGATGAAGCGGTTGCCGTGCAGGACCTTCAAGACCTGACGCGCATATATGAACTCGTCGTTCGCCGCGCGCTGGGCGGCTGA
- a CDS encoding putative bifunctional diguanylate cyclase/phosphodiesterase yields the protein MQGVTLKSRATAFACAAGALVFTLSLVLGQGQATDIVGIGRSLIIAILCGTMTWASARQTVATTADAIDTATERLIAAAHGDLQSPVSTQIAAELPDLSVAMTSLFSQVRTNLDHVQTLALFDQVTGLANRTSFCRQVERLLAERTDERAAALFFIDLDGFKGVNDTLGHAAGDQLLARVAGRLREVVMAQVSAGLSDAVLGRLAGDEFTMFFPDLPGREAASRIARAIQFALSERFDLGSQHVELGASVGIACYPDHGDTLSALLRSADIAMYHAKHQGRNRAEMFTAELALEAADRAELERDLLLALQRDEFILEFQPQVEVVSGRVVTAEALVRWAHPERDLVMPGFFVPVAEESGAIVALGDWVMSRVCETAARWAKADIGQRIAVNISSRELSQADFFLRLRHAMASYQTPPHMLELEISESLAMELDERVLGQLRALRKEGTRITIDDFGTGYSNLSRLKELPIDRVKIDRSLVRDIASSAEARTICSAVVGLIQGLGMEVVVEGIESEAQMDMLRVIGCTLFQGYHFARPTGESDYLARFATLRQEQRRIV from the coding sequence ATGCAGGGCGTGACATTGAAAAGCCGCGCCACTGCCTTCGCCTGCGCCGCGGGGGCGCTGGTGTTCACGCTGTCCCTCGTGCTGGGACAGGGGCAGGCGACCGACATTGTCGGCATCGGCCGTTCGCTGATCATCGCCATCCTGTGCGGCACGATGACGTGGGCGTCTGCGCGCCAGACCGTCGCCACCACCGCCGACGCCATCGATACCGCGACGGAACGGTTGATCGCGGCTGCGCATGGCGACCTGCAATCGCCCGTGTCCACTCAGATCGCCGCCGAGCTTCCCGACCTGTCCGTGGCGATGACCAGCCTGTTCAGCCAGGTGCGCACCAATCTGGATCATGTGCAGACGCTGGCGCTGTTCGATCAGGTGACCGGCCTTGCCAACCGCACCAGCTTTTGCCGACAGGTCGAACGGCTGCTGGCCGAGCGGACGGACGAGCGCGCCGCCGCGCTGTTCTTCATCGACCTGGATGGCTTCAAGGGCGTCAACGACACGCTGGGCCATGCCGCGGGCGATCAATTGCTGGCGCGCGTTGCGGGGCGTCTTCGCGAAGTGGTGATGGCGCAGGTCAGCGCGGGGCTGAGCGATGCCGTGCTAGGCCGACTGGCGGGCGATGAGTTCACCATGTTCTTCCCCGACCTGCCCGGACGGGAAGCGGCAAGCCGCATCGCCCGCGCCATTCAGTTCGCCCTCAGCGAACGATTCGACCTTGGCAGCCAGCATGTCGAACTGGGCGCTTCGGTCGGCATCGCCTGCTACCCCGATCATGGCGACACGCTGTCCGCCCTGCTGCGGTCGGCCGACATCGCCATGTATCATGCCAAGCATCAGGGCCGTAACCGTGCAGAGATGTTCACCGCCGAACTGGCGCTGGAGGCCGCCGATCGCGCAGAGCTGGAGCGCGACCTGCTGCTCGCCCTGCAACGCGATGAATTCATCCTGGAATTCCAGCCCCAGGTAGAGGTGGTCAGCGGCCGGGTGGTCACCGCCGAAGCGCTGGTCCGCTGGGCGCATCCAGAGCGTGATCTGGTCATGCCCGGCTTCTTCGTGCCGGTAGCGGAGGAAAGCGGCGCGATCGTCGCGCTGGGCGACTGGGTAATGAGCCGCGTGTGCGAAACCGCGGCGCGCTGGGCGAAGGCGGACATCGGGCAGCGCATCGCCGTAAACATTTCGTCCCGTGAACTGTCGCAGGCGGACTTCTTCCTGCGGCTGCGACACGCCATGGCATCCTATCAGACGCCCCCGCACATGCTGGAACTGGAGATTTCCGAATCGCTGGCGATGGAACTGGACGAGCGCGTCCTTGGCCAGCTCCGCGCGCTGCGTAAGGAAGGGACGCGGATCACCATCGACGATTTCGGGACCGGCTATTCCAATCTCTCGCGCCTGAAGGAACTGCCGATCGATCGGGTCAAGATCGACCGCAGCCTGGTGCGCGACATCGCCAGTTCAGCCGAAGCGCGGACCATTTGCAGCGCCGTCGTGGGACTGATCCAGGGATTGGGCATGGAAGTGGTGGTGGAAGGCATCGAGTCTGAAGCGCAGATGGACATGCTGCGCGTCATCGGCTGCACGCTGTTCCAAGGCTATCACTTCGCCCGGCCGACTGGCGAATCGGATTATCTGGCGCGGTTCGCTACGCTCCGGCAGGAACAACGGCGCATCGTCTGA
- a CDS encoding Smr/MutS family protein, protein MARRHLSPEEKALWGALTRSVRPLRPGSRPIEMPVVPAVAVADPGLTPVPRQPAIAAPARAPSSMLDSSWERRIRGGTLVPDISIDLHGHSLAAAHARLNHALSSALARDLRVLLIVTGKPPKSGGLGRESRRGAIRGEIGHWLETSPYADRIASVRLAHPRHGGEGAIYVILRRKK, encoded by the coding sequence ATGGCGCGGCGGCATCTTTCGCCTGAGGAAAAGGCGCTCTGGGGCGCGCTTACCCGGTCGGTCCGGCCGCTGCGGCCCGGATCGCGTCCCATCGAAATGCCGGTCGTGCCCGCCGTTGCGGTCGCCGATCCAGGGTTAACGCCCGTTCCGCGTCAGCCCGCCATTGCGGCTCCCGCCCGCGCGCCTTCCTCCATGCTCGATTCCAGCTGGGAACGCCGAATCCGGGGCGGCACGCTGGTCCCGGACATTTCGATCGACCTGCATGGGCACAGCCTTGCCGCCGCACATGCGCGGTTGAACCACGCCCTTTCTTCAGCGCTTGCCCGGGACCTGCGCGTGCTGCTGATCGTCACCGGAAAGCCGCCAAAATCGGGCGGACTGGGGCGGGAGTCGCGCCGGGGCGCGATCCGTGGAGAGATCGGCCACTGGCTGGAAACCAGCCCCTATGCCGACCGCATCGCGAGCGTCCGGCTCGCCCATCCGCGCCATGGCGGCGAAGGCGCTATCTACGTCATATTGCGGCGCAAAAAATAG
- the mltA gene encoding murein transglycosylase A, with translation MSLRQSGGALLAALLLSACAGGVIPPGALGAPPQRPSRGDETAVRPLPATPRPALPVTPPSAPVSETGTALAAGVTRGPDIASLIPAGERARKALEAFRISCPSLMRRTDQSGLTRGSDWNSACAAASSWPDANASEFFSRNFEAVQVGPGTAFVTGYYEPEIAGSRTRRAGYEVPIYRRPPDLIDVNLGLFSDSLKGKTIRGKVQGSNFVPYEERAQIVAGSLAGRGLEIAWAADPVEFFFLQVQGSGRLLLPDGGVMRIGYDGQNGRDYTGIGKLMKDRGLIQAGSMQDIMAWLRANPVEGAKIMDENKSFVFFRELTGAGPLGALGVPVTPEATVAADPKYVPLGAPVLLSLDRAEPNGVWIAQDTGGAIKGANRFDSFWGAGSRARTIAGGMSARGSALILLPVGSAARLVAQ, from the coding sequence ATGAGCTTGCGTCAGTCGGGCGGCGCGCTGCTCGCCGCGCTGCTGCTGTCGGCATGCGCGGGCGGCGTGATTCCACCCGGAGCGCTTGGCGCTCCGCCGCAGCGCCCCTCACGCGGCGATGAAACGGCAGTTCGCCCGCTTCCCGCGACGCCACGCCCGGCGCTCCCGGTTACGCCGCCTTCCGCGCCAGTCAGCGAAACCGGGACGGCGCTTGCCGCAGGCGTCACCCGTGGTCCCGACATCGCCAGCCTCATCCCCGCCGGGGAGCGTGCTCGCAAGGCACTGGAAGCCTTCCGTATTTCCTGCCCGTCACTGATGCGGCGCACCGACCAGAGCGGCCTGACGCGCGGGTCGGACTGGAACAGCGCCTGCGCCGCTGCGTCGAGTTGGCCGGACGCCAATGCCAGCGAATTTTTCTCACGCAATTTCGAAGCTGTGCAGGTAGGGCCGGGGACAGCATTCGTTACCGGCTATTATGAACCGGAAATCGCCGGGTCCCGTACGCGTCGGGCTGGTTATGAGGTGCCGATCTATCGCCGTCCGCCCGACCTGATCGATGTCAATCTCGGTCTGTTCAGCGACAGCCTTAAAGGCAAGACGATACGCGGCAAGGTGCAGGGCAGCAACTTCGTGCCCTATGAGGAACGCGCGCAGATTGTGGCTGGCTCCCTGGCTGGCAGGGGTCTGGAGATTGCGTGGGCCGCCGACCCGGTGGAATTCTTCTTTCTTCAGGTGCAGGGCAGCGGACGGCTGCTCCTGCCCGATGGCGGCGTCATGCGCATCGGCTATGATGGGCAGAATGGCCGCGACTATACCGGCATCGGCAAGCTGATGAAGGATCGCGGACTGATCCAGGCCGGATCGATGCAGGACATCATGGCGTGGCTGCGCGCGAATCCTGTCGAGGGCGCGAAAATCATGGATGAAAACAAGAGTTTCGTGTTTTTTCGGGAATTGACCGGCGCGGGGCCGTTGGGTGCGCTGGGGGTGCCGGTGACGCCGGAGGCGACGGTTGCCGCCGACCCCAAATATGTGCCGCTGGGCGCGCCCGTGCTGCTCTCGCTCGACCGGGCAGAGCCCAATGGCGTCTGGATCGCGCAGGATACGGGCGGCGCGATCAAAGGCGCGAATCGGTTTGACAGCTTCTGGGGCGCAGGCAGCCGCGCCCGGACGATCGCCGGAGGCATGTCGGCCCGGGGCAGCGCGCTCATCCTGTTGCCCGTCGGATCGGCGGCGCGGCTCGTGGCTCAGTGA
- a CDS encoding Tim44/TimA family putative adaptor protein, which yields MYVIVILALIAGFLALRLYSVLGKRTGHEQEPALRPAEDRAKVTVLHPRPVTDMPGDSVRLADGLIASGGEAGVRALIAADRSFDVPQFVEGAKSAYKMVLEAFWRGDRAELEWLCDADVLASFEEAIAQREAAGHVLDNRLVRIEKAQIVDASVNGRIAEVSLRFEADIAAVTRDHDGNVVAGSLTDAVGTNDIWTFTRDLRSTDPNWKLSETDEAA from the coding sequence GTGTATGTAATTGTCATCCTCGCCCTGATAGCCGGTTTTCTGGCGCTGCGGCTCTATTCCGTCCTCGGCAAGCGGACGGGGCATGAGCAGGAGCCTGCCCTGCGCCCGGCGGAGGATCGGGCCAAGGTAACGGTGCTTCACCCCCGCCCGGTGACTGACATGCCCGGTGATTCGGTCCGGTTGGCCGATGGCCTTATCGCGTCCGGCGGCGAGGCGGGCGTTCGCGCGCTCATTGCGGCCGATCGCAGCTTCGATGTCCCGCAGTTCGTCGAAGGCGCGAAGTCGGCCTATAAGATGGTGCTTGAAGCCTTCTGGCGCGGCGATCGGGCTGAGCTTGAGTGGTTGTGCGACGCCGATGTGCTGGCTTCCTTCGAGGAGGCAATCGCTCAGCGCGAAGCGGCCGGTCACGTCCTGGACAATCGTCTTGTGCGTATTGAAAAGGCGCAGATCGTCGATGCCAGCGTCAATGGCCGGATCGCCGAGGTGTCCTTGCGGTTCGAAGCGGATATCGCCGCCGTAACGCGCGATCACGACGGCAATGTTGTTGCCGGTTCGCTGACCGACGCGGTGGGGACCAACGATATCTGGACCTTTACGCGCGATCTGCGCAGCACCGATCCCAACTGGAAGCTAAGCGAAACCGACGAGGCTGCATGA
- the secB gene encoding protein-export chaperone SecB encodes MADEADTMQTSNSGNGADTAPQIALISQYVKDLSFENPNAPAVYQWPDQPQIDVQFNIGADKVGEEVVEVSLKIEVKATAPQGTAFAVELLYAAIFGMRNVPDEQLQPFMLAEAPRLIFPFARRVLADAIRDGGFPPLLLDPIDFGGLYEQQAQAIAQTAGEPAGHA; translated from the coding sequence ATGGCCGACGAAGCCGACACCATGCAGACATCCAATTCGGGCAACGGCGCGGACACCGCTCCGCAGATCGCGCTTATCAGCCAGTATGTGAAGGACCTGTCCTTCGAAAACCCGAACGCGCCCGCCGTGTACCAGTGGCCCGATCAGCCGCAGATCGACGTCCAGTTCAACATCGGCGCGGACAAGGTTGGCGAAGAGGTTGTCGAGGTTTCGCTGAAGATCGAAGTGAAGGCGACGGCGCCGCAGGGCACGGCCTTTGCGGTCGAACTGCTCTATGCCGCGATCTTCGGCATGCGCAACGTGCCCGATGAACAGCTTCAGCCGTTCATGCTGGCTGAAGCGCCCCGTCTCATCTTCCCCTTCGCGCGCCGGGTGCTGGCCGACGCGATCCGCGACGGCGGGTTCCCGCCGCTGTTGCTCGATCCCATCGATTTCGGCGGCCTTTACGAGCAGCAGGCGCAGGCGATTGCGCAGACCGCAGGCGAACCGGCCGGTCACGCCTGA
- the murJ gene encoding murein biosynthesis integral membrane protein MurJ has product MKLVKALGSVGGLTLASRILALVRDSLAARYVGAGFASDAFNGVAFRLPNMFRALFAEGAFSAAFIPMFNRKAAGPGGIAEGYHFAERALAVLLPVLILFTIVLIAAAWPITWLLSGGFSRQNPTPDQFAFAVMLSRITLPYLALISLASLLGGILNSLDKFWVNAAAPILLNLAMIAGLWLFHGADEYETARVQAISVTVGGALQLLWLIWACRHAGVSMKLKRPRFDTDVRELLRLIVPAAAGAGAAQINLLVSTALSGWLLASGSITYIYYADRLNQLPLGLIGIGLGTILLPTISRLLSTGQEQVAMETQNRGIELALFLTLPATIAFITVAEPIVRGLFQYGRFTVEDARRCGWALSAFSIGLPSYVLVKVLTPGYYARGDTKTPVRYAMLSILINIIGNVTLIPLLAREGLGHVAPPLATALAATINVAMLYSTLVKRGHFAADAQLRRRLPRLALAALAMGGALIAGEGLLEPWLGGAMIQRYIALAMLVGAGIALYGVACFITGAYRLSDLKALMRRRGSTTTQENG; this is encoded by the coding sequence ATGAAACTCGTCAAGGCGCTTGGATCGGTCGGCGGACTGACGCTTGCCAGCCGCATCCTTGCGCTGGTGCGGGATTCGCTGGCCGCCCGTTATGTCGGCGCGGGCTTTGCGTCCGACGCTTTCAACGGCGTGGCGTTCCGGCTGCCCAACATGTTCCGCGCCCTTTTTGCCGAGGGGGCGTTTTCCGCCGCCTTCATCCCGATGTTCAACCGCAAGGCGGCAGGTCCCGGCGGCATCGCCGAAGGCTATCATTTCGCCGAGCGTGCGCTGGCGGTCCTTCTGCCGGTCCTCATTCTTTTCACCATCGTCCTGATCGCTGCCGCCTGGCCGATCACCTGGCTGTTGTCGGGCGGCTTTTCGCGCCAGAACCCGACGCCTGACCAATTCGCCTTCGCCGTGATGCTGTCCCGCATCACCCTGCCCTATCTGGCGCTGATCAGCCTGGCGTCCCTGCTGGGCGGTATATTGAACTCGCTCGACAAATTCTGGGTGAATGCGGCCGCGCCGATCCTGCTCAACCTGGCGATGATCGCCGGGCTATGGCTGTTTCACGGCGCGGATGAATATGAAACCGCGCGCGTGCAGGCGATTTCGGTCACGGTCGGCGGCGCGCTGCAACTGCTCTGGCTGATATGGGCATGCCGCCACGCGGGCGTATCGATGAAGCTCAAGCGGCCACGGTTCGACACCGATGTGCGCGAGTTGTTGCGGCTGATCGTGCCGGCAGCAGCGGGCGCTGGCGCGGCTCAGATCAACCTGCTGGTCTCGACCGCGCTTTCCGGCTGGCTGCTCGCGTCAGGCTCCATCACCTATATCTACTATGCCGACCGGCTGAACCAGCTGCCCCTGGGCCTGATCGGCATTGGCCTTGGCACGATCCTGTTGCCCACCATCTCGCGCCTGCTATCGACGGGGCAGGAGCAGGTGGCGATGGAAACGCAGAACCGGGGCATCGAACTGGCGCTCTTCCTGACGCTTCCCGCAACCATCGCCTTCATCACCGTGGCCGAACCGATCGTGCGCGGCCTGTTCCAATATGGCCGCTTCACGGTGGAGGATGCGCGCCGTTGCGGCTGGGCCTTGTCGGCCTTTTCCATCGGCCTGCCATCCTATGTCCTGGTGAAGGTGCTGACGCCGGGCTATTATGCCCGTGGCGACACGAAAACGCCGGTGCGCTACGCGATGCTGTCGATCCTCATCAACATCATCGGCAATGTGACGTTGATCCCCCTGCTCGCTCGTGAGGGACTGGGGCATGTCGCCCCGCCGCTGGCGACCGCGCTTGCCGCCACCATCAATGTGGCGATGCTCTATTCAACGCTGGTCAAACGGGGCCATTTCGCCGCCGACGCGCAGTTGCGCAGGCGGCTGCCCCGCCTTGCGCTGGCGGCGCTGGCGATGGGCGGCGCCCTTATTGCCGGGGAAGGCCTGCTTGAGCCATGGCTGGGCGGTGCGATGATCCAGCGTTATATCGCGCTCGCCATGCTTGTCGGAGCGGGGATCGCCCTTTACGGGGTGGCCTGTTTCATCACGGGCGCCTACCGGCTGTCCGACCTGAAGGCGCTGATGCGTCGGCGGGGCTCCACCACAACCCAAGAGAACGGATAG
- the trpS gene encoding tryptophan--tRNA ligase gives MRVLSGIQPTGNLHLGNYLGAIRNWVRMQDEMDADSQCFFFLADMHSITVHENREQRIRNVRDMAAALVAAGIDPDRSVLFNQARVPAHAELCWLLSGTARIGWLNRMTQFKDKAGKDREGASVGLFVYPVLQAADILVYNATHVPVGEDQKQHLELARDIATKFNTDFGVDLFTVPDPTIPKESARIMSLRDGTAKMSKSDPSDMSRINLTDDDDAIMQKVRKAKTDPEPLPDTAIGLAGRPEANNLVGIYATLAGTTPDAVCAEFAGKGFGAFKPALGELLVEAMRPMRTRFMELRTDDAALDAILEKGAAKASAAAEPTLRAAYDAMGLMR, from the coding sequence ATGCGCGTCCTTTCCGGCATCCAGCCGACCGGCAATCTGCACCTGGGCAATTATCTGGGCGCGATCCGCAACTGGGTGCGGATGCAGGACGAAATGGACGCAGATAGCCAGTGCTTCTTCTTCCTGGCGGACATGCATTCGATCACCGTGCATGAAAATCGCGAGCAGCGCATCCGCAACGTGCGCGACATGGCCGCCGCGCTGGTCGCCGCAGGGATCGACCCGGACCGGTCCGTCCTCTTCAACCAGGCGCGCGTCCCCGCCCATGCGGAGCTATGCTGGTTGCTGAGCGGCACCGCCCGCATCGGCTGGCTGAACCGCATGACGCAGTTCAAGGACAAGGCAGGCAAGGACCGTGAAGGCGCGTCGGTCGGCCTGTTCGTCTATCCGGTGCTGCAGGCGGCCGACATCCTCGTCTACAACGCGACCCATGTGCCGGTGGGTGAGGATCAGAAACAGCATCTGGAACTGGCGCGCGACATCGCCACGAAGTTCAACACCGATTTCGGGGTCGATCTGTTCACCGTGCCGGATCCGACAATCCCCAAGGAATCCGCCCGCATCATGTCGCTCCGCGACGGCACGGCGAAAATGTCGAAGTCCGACCCTTCCGACATGAGCCGCATCAACCTTACCGACGATGATGATGCGATCATGCAAAAGGTCCGGAAGGCCAAGACCGATCCCGAACCGCTGCCGGACACGGCCATCGGCCTGGCCGGTCGCCCGGAGGCGAACAATCTGGTCGGTATCTACGCAACGCTGGCGGGGACCACCCCCGACGCAGTGTGCGCGGAATTTGCGGGCAAGGGCTTTGGCGCGTTCAAGCCTGCGTTGGGCGAATTACTGGTGGAGGCGATGCGGCCGATGCGCACACGCTTCATGGAACTGCGCACCGATGATGCCGCGCTCGACGCGATTTTGGAGAAGGGTGCGGCAAAGGCTTCGGCAGCGGCGGAACCGACCTTGCGCGCCGCTTATGACGCCATGGGCCTGATGCGTTAA
- a CDS encoding DUF4136 domain-containing protein has translation MNSFKKIGLIAAPALALVALSGCATPFKADVARFQQLPAPAGQSFTIVADDPRLAGGLEFSQYAQMVGQRLAQTGYVPATDPAAADLIVRVAYNVDNGREKVRSTGFGAADPYFGGWGWRGRWGRPWGYGFYDPWLFGPGYSDVSSYTVYTSDLSMKIDRAADNRRLFEGRASAQSLSNRLTYLVPNLIDAMFTGFPGQNGEDVKITLPPEKKG, from the coding sequence ATGAACTCTTTCAAGAAGATCGGCCTGATTGCGGCGCCAGCTCTGGCTCTTGTGGCCCTGTCTGGCTGCGCGACGCCATTCAAGGCGGACGTCGCCCGCTTCCAGCAATTGCCCGCACCTGCCGGGCAAAGCTTCACCATCGTCGCTGACGATCCGCGTCTGGCCGGTGGTCTGGAATTTTCCCAATATGCGCAGATGGTGGGGCAGCGGCTGGCGCAGACCGGCTATGTCCCCGCGACCGATCCGGCTGCGGCAGACCTTATCGTGCGCGTCGCCTACAATGTGGATAATGGGCGGGAGAAGGTTCGCTCCACAGGGTTTGGAGCCGCCGATCCTTATTTTGGCGGCTGGGGCTGGCGCGGGCGCTGGGGCCGTCCGTGGGGCTATGGCTTCTATGATCCCTGGCTGTTTGGTCCGGGCTATAGCGACGTCAGCAGCTATACCGTGTATACCAGCGATCTCAGCATGAAGATCGACCGGGCAGCCGACAACCGGCGGCTGTTCGAAGGCAGGGCCAGCGCCCAGTCATTGTCGAACCGGCTGACTTATCTGGTGCCAAACCTGATCGACGCCATGTTCACCGGCTTCCCCGGACAGAATGGCGAAGATGTGAAGATCACGCTGCCCCCCGAGAAAAAGGGTTGA